The genomic interval TCGTCCCGGGAACGGCGACGGTCGGCTGCGGAGATATTGCCTGAACCCGTTTTGTACAAGTCGCACCGTACGGACGGAATGCTTGCGAGGCGACCGCGCCCGGCCGGGTGTGGCGAGCGGCGTGAGGGACAATCGCTGTCGGGCGGCTGTACGGTCGGGCGATTCTTATGAATACTTTCTCGGATAGCGCAGCAGAATGGCCAGCAGCGAGCAGATGCCCAAAGCCATCGGGTAATAGAGGTAGCCGATGATCTCGAGCGGGGAGACGGACGCCAGCCCGGCCGCGATCATCAGTTGCGCCCCGTACGGGATCAGTCCCTGCACGAAGCACGAGAACGAGTCGAGCAGGCTGGCGCTCTTGCGCCGGTCCACTCCGAAGCGGTCCGCTATTTGCCGGGCGATCGGACCGGTGGTGATGATCGCGATCGTGTTGTTGGCCGTGCACAGGTTGGCCATGCTCACGAGCGCGGCGATGCTCAGCTCGGCCGTCCGCTTGCCCGAGACTTTCCGCGTCAGCGCGCCGATCAGGTAGTCGATGCCGCCGCCCCGGCGGATCATTTCGAGCATGCCGCCTGCCAGCAGCGTGATGACGATCAGTTCGCCCATGCCGGCGATGCCTTCGCCCAAGGCCCCGATCCACTCGATCCACCCGACCGATCCGCCGAGCAGACCTACGGCTCCCGTCAGCACGATGCCCGTTACGAGTACGGTCGTCACGTGTACGCCGCATATGGCCAGTACGAGCACGGCGAGGTAGGGTATGATCGGAATCCATTCGACGGATTGCCTCTGCGCAGCGGCGGGCATTTCCGCGCCGCTCAGCAGGTAGAGCCCGAGCACGGCTGCGGCGGCCGGGACCGCGATCAGGCCGTTTACCCGGAACTTGTCGCGCATGCTGCATTCTTGGGTGCGGGTCGCGGTGATCGTCGTGTCGGAGATGAACGACAGGTTGTCGCCGAAGAAAGATCCCCCGACGATAACGGCTACGATCATCGGCGTTTCCAGACCGGTTCTCTGGGCTATGCCGAGCGCGACGGGCGTCAGCGCGACGATCGTGCCGACGGAGGTTCCCACCGCGAGCGAGATGAAGCAGCCGGCCAGAAACAATCCGCCCAGCAACAGGTTTCCGGGCAGAATGCGCAGCGTCAGGCCGACCGTCGCGTCGATCGCGCCCGTCGCCTCGGCCGACCGGGCGAACGCTCCGGCCAGCACGAAGATCCAGATCATCAGCATCAGGTTGTGGTGCGATGCTCCCTGCGTGAAGTGCCGTATGCGCTCGGCGAGCGGCTCCCCGCGCGAGATCAGGACCGAGTAGACCGACGCGGCCAGAAAGGCGACGGCGATGGGGACCTTGTAGAAGTCGCCGGCCGCGAGCGACGTGCCCAGATAGAGGCACAGGAAAACGGCCAGCGGACTGAGCGCCAGCAGGCCGCGCGATTTTTTCGGACGGGCGGAATCGTTCATTTTCTCGTTTTTCAAGCCTCGTATCGCTTTCTCACGGGCAAAGATACTCTTTATATGAAAACGTGCGGTCCTCCGTTTGTCTCATATTGCGCTTTCTTTGCTTTTGTTTTGGAGAGAAATAGTCTGTGTGTCAGTGATTTGCATGTGAAGGCGGAATGTCGAAAATATATGGACAAAGAGGTGCTCGACGGGGAAGGGCAAAAAGAGCTTGCGGAGATGGCGTTGGAGACCGGACGGCTGCCGATGCGGCTCGACGCTGCGGACTTTGCCGACGCCGAGAGGAGGAAGTCGATTTTGAAAGATATGTTGGGAGGGATGGGTGAGCACGTCCATATCGATATCGACTTCCGCTGCGAGTACGGGAAAAACGGCGTGACAGGCGCGGGGAGCGTGGTGACGCGTTCCGTCCCTGCCGATTGCGTGGCGGTCGGCAATCCGTGCCGGGTGATAAAAAAACTCTGACGGCGGAGCGTTTTTCGGACGCGGCTTATCTGATCTGCCCTCTCCTGTGCCGACCGGGCCGCGCGCGGTTTCTTCCGTTCCGGACGGGATCGGGCCGAAGTCCGCTACATGTCTAATTATTCGACACAGGTGTCAAAAAATAAGACACGCAAAAAATAGACGGATAGGGGTAAATCGTTTGTTTTTAATTTGTTGTATTTGTGGTATGCTTTTTATTCCATAAAGTCCGAAATATAATACTTTCCGTGAAATCAAATCCTATGGAGCCATGAGAAACCTGAACATCGCTTTACGCTCGCTTTTTAAGCAAGGGCGCCACAACGTGACGAGAATCGTTTCGCTGAGTGTCGGATTGGCCGTCGCGCTGATACTGATTGCCAAAATCTGTTTCGAGCGGTCGTTCGATTCGTTCTATCCGGACGTAGAGCGGGTGTACCGGCTGGTCGAATACGGCTCGATGAACGGAGGCGATCCTTTTGAGTTTTCCCAGACGCCGGGAGCCGTAGCGCCTGCCATGAAAGAAGAGGTCCCAGGCATCGAGGCTGCTACGCGTCTGACCTACGTAACCGGAAAGGGAACCCGGATCACGGCCGGCGACAAGCGGCGCTACTTGGCCGATAACGTGCTGATGGCCGACAGTTGCCTGTTCGACGTGTTGCCGCGTCCCGTTCTGTCGGGCGATCCGAAAAAGGTGCTCGCCCGTCCGGGCTATGCGATGATATCGCGTTCGCTGGCCGAGAGGCTCGGGGGGATCGACCGGGTCGAAGGAGAAGTCCTCGTGCCGGTGGACGATCCCGGTTCGAGGTGGATCGTGGGCGGCGTGTTCGAGGACGTGCCGGAAAACTCGCACCTTCGCTACGATATTCTGGTGTCGCTGGAAGGCATGGCCGAGTGGAGCCGGAACAACTGGGTCGGGAACGATCGCTATCTGGGGTACGTCCGGTTGGCGCCGGGAGTGACGCCTGAGGGTCTGGATCCGGCGATCCGTCGGATGATCGACAAGCACATCGATAGCGAGGAGATGCGAAAGGCCGGGGCGAGTCTGCTATTTTCGATGAAGCCGCTGCGAGAGATGCACGCCGGCACGAGCGACGTCCGGAACATGTTCGTGATGCTGACGATTCTGGCTTCCGCTCTGCTGTTTACCGCGATGATGAACTATATCCTGATCGCGCTTTCGTCGCTCGCCGGTCGGTCCAAGGAGATCGCCCTGCACAAGTCGTACGGCGCTTCGGGAAGCGACGTGCTGCGACTGACGATGACCGAGACGCTGCTGCACATGGCCGTCTCGGTGGTTCTGGCGATCGTGCTGATCTTTCTGTGCCGCGGCCTGATCGAGGACCTGCTGGGCGTTTCTCCCGAGACCTTGCTGCTGTCGGAAGGGGCCGTCGTCCTGCTGGGCGTCTGCGCTGCCGTATTTCTGGTCACGGGACTCGTGCCGGGAATTCTTTTCGCCCGGATTCCGGTAACTTCCGCTTTCCGTCGTTCCAGGGAGAGCAGGCGGATATGGAAGCTGTCTCTGCTGTTCCTGCAGTTTGCGGCCGCCGGACTGCTGGTTTCGCTGCTGATCGCGATCGGCCGGCAGCATCGTTTCATGCTCGACAGCGACCCGGGATACTCGTTCGACCGGCTGGCTTTCTGTCCGGTTTCCGGACAGGATTCGGCGACCCGCGTCCGGATCGTCGAAGAGATCGGGAAGCTGCCCGAGGTGGAGTGGGTCTCTTCCTGCAGCTGTCTGCCGTTGCATGGCATGGCGGGGAACAACATCATGCTGCCGGGCTCGGACTGGGAGTGTTTCAACGTGGCCGACCAGTACGCGGTCGGCGGCGGATTCCTCGAACTGATGGAAATACCTCTCGTCGACGGACGCTTTTTTACCGAGGACGTATCGGGCTCGACGGAAATCATGGTCAGCCGGTCGTTCGTCGAACGGATGAAGGATTTCGCGGACTGGACGGACGGCCCGGTCGGCAAGATGATTTCCATTACGGGACATGAGCCTTGCGATTACACGATCTGCGGCGTGTACGAGAATTACCGCATCGGATCGCTGAACGGTATGGACCCGCGTCCGTCCGTGCTGTTTTACGATAGCAAGCCTTCTCCGATGTTGTTGATCAAACTGCGCGCGGTAACGGCCGAATCGGTGAATCGGGTCCGTGCGAAACTGCAGGAGCTGATACCGGACGGCGACTTGCAGCTGACGCTTTATTCGTCGGCCATGGCGAATCTGTACGGCGATTCGCGGAAGTTCAGGGATCAGGTCTTGATCGGCGGCATCGTCACGCTGCTTATTTCGTTGATCGGACTGATCGGCTACACGGACGACGAGACCGGCCGCCGTCGCAAAGAACTGGCCGTGCGCAAGGTGCACGGAGCCACACTGCGGGAAATCCTGCGTATTTTCCTTTCGGACATCCTGCGGGTCGCGTTGCCGGCCGTCGTGCTGGGATGTGCCGTCTCTTTCTTTGTCTCGGAGTTCTGGATGCGGCAGTTCGCCGAGAAGGCACCTTTGAGCCTGTGGATTTTCGTCGCCGGCGGTGCGGGCGTCGGTCTGGTCGTCACGGCCTGCGTGATCTATCGGACGTGGAAGGCGGCCGGCGAGGACCCGGTTAGGAATCTGAAAAGCGAATGATGCTGTCTGTGGCGATGCTTTCGGCGAAAAGCCCGATCCGGGAACGGAGACGGGCTTTTCGTTTGTTCGATCCGAGAAATCGCGTCCGATTCCGGGCGAAATGACTATCTTTGCCCCACGAAAGCCCGCCTGTTGCGAGGACGGCCGTGTCCGGGAGCGCGTCCGTTTTGTCGTGCGGCGGGAGTGGAAACCGAACTGTCAACCCTAAAAGCATTCAGACATGAAGAAACTGGCGACGCTTTGCCTGCTTTTCGCCGCGCTGGCCGGCGCGGGATGCACGGGCAAGACCGAAAAAAAATCCGCATCGAAAGGACCCGTCCCGATGACGCACATTCTGATCTGCTGCCGCAGCTCCAACGAGGGCGTTATCCGATTCAAGGTGGGCGACGAGTGGATCACGAACCACGATTACAGGAATATCGACCATGCCCGGGCCATTCTTTCCACGATTCAGCAGGCCGGTATCAACGATGTCATCATCGATTTGACGAATCCCAGCCAATGGGCCGAGACTCCGGCCAGCTGGCCCGGCTGCCAGCCGGGCGAGAATGCGCTGTGGGAGACCGAGACCAAAGATCAGATCGCGACGATCGAGCAGGTCTGCGAGGAGCTGGGCATGCGTTTCGTCATGTTTATCGGCAATCCGGCCGCGCATACGCTGGCCTACTGGAACGGGATAGCCGAGCGCATCTGGAAGTCGTGGGCTCAGAAGGATGTTTACCGCAAGTACGGCTATGGGGACGATCGCCCGATGCTGGTGGTTTTCTATATGGGCGAGGATTTCTGGAAAATGTACGATGCCGCGCCGGAGCACGAGAAGAATTACCTGGCCAAGTTCCGCATCGGGACCTGTCAGGTCAATTCCCCGATGAACTTCACGGCGACCGACGGCTGGGGCTACCGCAACCGCTCCTCCAGCTCGGACAACAAGGTGCGTTTCGTCTGCCCCAACGAGGGAGTCGCTCCGACGCAGTGGAAACGCAGTACGTTGCAGGAGTGGGAGGAAAAGGTCGTGTGGGCCGGCGAGGCGACCGAATACTGCGTTTTCGGGTCGTACGACGACACCTGCGACGCGATATTCTGGGGCATAGCCGATACCCGCGAGAGCCGCAATGCCTACAAGCGTTATCCCGGCGACGAAAGCCCGGACGCGTATTACAACGTAGTCAAGGACTATCTTTCGGACCGTGCGAAGTAGCGGAGTCCGTTACGGGGCCCGGGGAAAACGAACGGGCCGAGGCCCGACCGATTACCGGACCGTTCCGTACCGGCGATTGGCTTCGCACCGAAAAACGACAGCCGAACTTTCGGGTTCGGCTGTTTTGATTATTCCAGATAGATTGATGTGCAGCTTTTTGCGGGAAACGAAAATTTAATTATCTTTATGACACCGCCGGATACGGCAGAGAATGATCGATAGTATATGAAAAAGCGTCGGTGCATATTTCGTTTGCCGTTTCCCGACAGCCTGATTCGTTCCGATAGCACGGTCTCTTCCTGTATCGGGTACGAAACGTCGAAATTCGAAATAGCAGCTTTTTTCGAGGACGGCCGTAACGGAATGCCCGATCTGCTTGCGAAAGAGCGGTTGCGATATCGAAGTGGCAACGATAGTGTCCGATACGAAAACCATGAAAATGAAATTCGGCCGGAGCAGCGCCGGGACCCGTTTTCTCCGGATTCCGTATCGTTCGGCTTCTGTCTGACCTCGACGTGACCGCGTATTGAAAAGACAAATAATTCGGAATAGGATCCTTTCCCAACATTTAATCACCTAAATCTTTTTGCTATGAAACGATGTGCTTGGTTAACAGTCTGTTTTGTTCTTGTTTCGTATTGTTCATTCTCCCAACAACATGTTTCCATTCGAGATTTTGAGTTTCTCGTCGAGAAGATACGGAACGACTATCCGGGATATGAAGCGAAAGTCACGCCGGCTCTTTTTGCTTTGGAGGATCGGATTCGTCATAAGCTGGAGCTGCATCCTGATTCCTCTTTTTACTATTTCAGTGAATATACGAGCTATTTCAGGGACGGACACTTACGGATGGGCTGGCTCGGCGGTTCTTCGGCTCCGCAGAGCGAGTCGGTGACGATTCCCGTTCATCGTATCGACAGGGATTCTCTGATGCGGAAGAACAGCGATTCTCAGAACCTGGAAGGACTTTGGGTGTCGAATTTCGGGGAAGAGATCGCCATACTGAGGTCCGCAGCCGATACGAATTCCTTCGATGGAGTGTTTTTGTCTGATGACGAGGGCTTTTTCAATTTTACTCCGCTCGCTGACACGATATTCGCTTTCACTGCGAAAGGAGTCGCCCCGGGTTTCCCTAAAAAAAGTCTTGCGTTGCTCAGAATGAATCGGAAGATACTGGAAATACACCATTCGAATCATCGTTTTACGCGGAAGTCGAATGACGATATTTACGATCAGGCCGTGACATACACTTTTATCCCGTCTTGTCCGAACGGTCGGAACAATTATATAATGGCCAGCGTACTCGACGACAGTACCTTCTTTATGCGGATTCCGGGTTTTTATGATTATGATAAAGAACGCATCGAAGAGATGTTGACATGGTATCGGGACGATATACGAAGATGCCCCTATTTTATCATCGATCTCAGAGGGAATAGGGGAGGACGGAGTTCGGCTTATGAAGCGCTTCTTCCTCTTTTGTACACCCATCCTTTCGTACTCAAAGGTGTGGAGTGGTACGCTTCGGCGGGAAATATCGAGGAATTCGAAACGGCATTGAAAGAGGGCGATATAGTAGGGGGTGAAGAAGGTATCGCTTGGACGAAAGCCCTGATCCGGGAAATGAAAAAGCACCGTGGCGGTTTTGTCATCCATCCGTATGATCAGGGCGAATCGGATACGGTCGTCTACGATACGGTATATGCATACCCGCGCAGGGTGGGTATTTTGATCGATAAGTCGAATGCCTCGGCTGCCGAACGATTTTTGCTGTTTGCGAAAAATAGCGCCAAAGTGACTTTGTTCGGGAACGAGCACACGGCCGGGATACTGGATTATTCCAATGCCGTACCCCACACTTTGCCGTCGGGGAGATACGAACTGGTTCTTCCGATGACCCGGTCGCTCGACTTGCCGGATCATCCGATCGACAACATCGGCATTGCGCCGGACTGCCGTATTCCCTTTCCTCGCCCGACCGATTTGTACGACAAGCTGGATTCGTGGGTCTATTTCGTGAGGAATTATTTTCAGTTGGAAGACAGGCTGAAGCAGGAAGATGCGGAGTGATTCCGAGTGATGGCGTGAAGCGGAGAGAGCTGATTAAGCAAGGCTCCTTAACTTAATTGTCGGATCGTAATTTTTCGATACATGCAATTTGCTTTGTGTTATTCGAATATTACTAATTCGTGTTTTATGTATTGATTGTCCGTCGTGGAAGAACAGCTTGAGCTTTCGGCCTCATGATTGTGTCGTCGCATAAGTGAATTATGCCGGAAGAATGGCGGGGTACCTCCGTTTTACCGTTTTTTTCGGCGAGGACGACGTATGGATGAAGGCAATAACGACGCAGGAAGGTTGTCTTGTTGTCGAAAATAGGTATTTTTGAACGATGTGAAGGATGTGTGTCGGGCGTTTACGTCAACTGTTGCCCGAAATTGTTCGGGTAACAGTTGACGTCCGCTCGTGCGGCTTCGGAGATTCCCCGTTGCGGATTTTCCCGCGGATCGTGCGTTCGGCGTCGAAATCTATAGCATGGCCGTACGGCATGCTCGGCGCGGATAC from Alistipes ihumii AP11 carries:
- a CDS encoding Na+/H+ antiporter NhaC family protein, which produces MNDSARPKKSRGLLALSPLAVFLCLYLGTSLAAGDFYKVPIAVAFLAASVYSVLISRGEPLAERIRHFTQGASHHNLMLMIWIFVLAGAFARSAEATGAIDATVGLTLRILPGNLLLGGLFLAGCFISLAVGTSVGTIVALTPVALGIAQRTGLETPMIVAVIVGGSFFGDNLSFISDTTITATRTQECSMRDKFRVNGLIAVPAAAAVLGLYLLSGAEMPAAAQRQSVEWIPIIPYLAVLVLAICGVHVTTVLVTGIVLTGAVGLLGGSVGWIEWIGALGEGIAGMGELIVITLLAGGMLEMIRRGGGIDYLIGALTRKVSGKRTAELSIAALVSMANLCTANNTIAIITTGPIARQIADRFGVDRRKSASLLDSFSCFVQGLIPYGAQLMIAAGLASVSPLEIIGYLYYPMALGICSLLAILLRYPRKYS
- a CDS encoding ABC transporter permease, with the protein product MRNLNIALRSLFKQGRHNVTRIVSLSVGLAVALILIAKICFERSFDSFYPDVERVYRLVEYGSMNGGDPFEFSQTPGAVAPAMKEEVPGIEAATRLTYVTGKGTRITAGDKRRYLADNVLMADSCLFDVLPRPVLSGDPKKVLARPGYAMISRSLAERLGGIDRVEGEVLVPVDDPGSRWIVGGVFEDVPENSHLRYDILVSLEGMAEWSRNNWVGNDRYLGYVRLAPGVTPEGLDPAIRRMIDKHIDSEEMRKAGASLLFSMKPLREMHAGTSDVRNMFVMLTILASALLFTAMMNYILIALSSLAGRSKEIALHKSYGASGSDVLRLTMTETLLHMAVSVVLAIVLIFLCRGLIEDLLGVSPETLLLSEGAVVLLGVCAAVFLVTGLVPGILFARIPVTSAFRRSRESRRIWKLSLLFLQFAAAGLLVSLLIAIGRQHRFMLDSDPGYSFDRLAFCPVSGQDSATRVRIVEEIGKLPEVEWVSSCSCLPLHGMAGNNIMLPGSDWECFNVADQYAVGGGFLELMEIPLVDGRFFTEDVSGSTEIMVSRSFVERMKDFADWTDGPVGKMISITGHEPCDYTICGVYENYRIGSLNGMDPRPSVLFYDSKPSPMLLIKLRAVTAESVNRVRAKLQELIPDGDLQLTLYSSAMANLYGDSRKFRDQVLIGGIVTLLISLIGLIGYTDDETGRRRKELAVRKVHGATLREILRIFLSDILRVALPAVVLGCAVSFFVSEFWMRQFAEKAPLSLWIFVAGGAGVGLVVTACVIYRTWKAAGEDPVRNLKSE
- a CDS encoding S41 family peptidase; protein product: MKRCAWLTVCFVLVSYCSFSQQHVSIRDFEFLVEKIRNDYPGYEAKVTPALFALEDRIRHKLELHPDSSFYYFSEYTSYFRDGHLRMGWLGGSSAPQSESVTIPVHRIDRDSLMRKNSDSQNLEGLWVSNFGEEIAILRSAADTNSFDGVFLSDDEGFFNFTPLADTIFAFTAKGVAPGFPKKSLALLRMNRKILEIHHSNHRFTRKSNDDIYDQAVTYTFIPSCPNGRNNYIMASVLDDSTFFMRIPGFYDYDKERIEEMLTWYRDDIRRCPYFIIDLRGNRGGRSSAYEALLPLLYTHPFVLKGVEWYASAGNIEEFETALKEGDIVGGEEGIAWTKALIREMKKHRGGFVIHPYDQGESDTVVYDTVYAYPRRVGILIDKSNASAAERFLLFAKNSAKVTLFGNEHTAGILDYSNAVPHTLPSGRYELVLPMTRSLDLPDHPIDNIGIAPDCRIPFPRPTDLYDKLDSWVYFVRNYFQLEDRLKQEDAE